The region CCGATCACGTTGAGGGTAACCAAGGAAGCGGTGCGGCGCATCCAGGAGCGTCGGCGCCTCGAAGGCGGCGACGATCTGATCTCCCTGACCTATACCAGCGCCGACTTCCGCGAAGGCATGAGCGCCTTCCTCGAGAAGCGCCCACCCCGGTGGACTGGCAAGTAGGCGCGTCCATGATCCGCAGCGTTCCTGGACGCACCCCGCGCGTGCACCCCGCCGCCTGGGTCGATCCTTCCGCCCAGGTTATCGGCGACGTCACCATCGAGGAAGGCGCCAGCGTCTGGCCGCTCAGCGTGCTCCGGGGCGATCAGGACAACTACGTCACGCTCGGCCGGAACTCCAATGTCCAGGACAACTCCGTGCTGCACGTCACGCCGGAGTTTCCCTGCATCGTGGGCGCCGGCGTCACCATCGGCCACCGCTGCGTGGTCCACGCCTGCACCATCATGGACAACGTGCGGATCGGCATCGGGGCTGTGGTGCTCACGGGCGCCGTGGTCGAGGAAGGCGCGCAGGTAGCCGCGGGGGCCGTGGTGCCGGAGGGCAAGGTGGTGCCCGCGGGCTGGCTCGTCATGGGCGTGCCCGCCAAGCCTATTCGCAAGATGAGTCAGGACGAGGTCGAGGACATCCTCAAGAACGCGCGCGACTACCTCGAACTCTGGCACCGCGACTACCGAGGGCGGGGATAAGGGTCCATCTGCTTCGTTGCCGCCCTCGGCCGCACGCTCAACGTAGAGAGACTACGCCTCGCGTGCGGCCTTCGGGCGCCGCCGCGCATCTGGGCCCTTCTCCCCGCCCTCGGCACGGTGGGCCGCTCAGGGTGCGCCGGGAGGCGCTCCGAGGTTGCGGGAGACCTCGATGTCCCGGCTCTGGTCGCGTGTGCGCGTGGGGCTCAGGATCATCTCCTCCACCACCGTGCGCGCGGGCAAGGTGACGCAGAGGAGGATGGCCTGCGCCACGTCCTCGGGCAGCATCATGGTGGCGCGGGCCT is a window of Candidatus Methylomirabilota bacterium DNA encoding:
- a CDS encoding gamma carbonic anhydrase family protein; this encodes MIRSVPGRTPRVHPAAWVDPSAQVIGDVTIEEGASVWPLSVLRGDQDNYVTLGRNSNVQDNSVLHVTPEFPCIVGAGVTIGHRCVVHACTIMDNVRIGIGAVVLTGAVVEEGAQVAAGAVVPEGKVVPAGWLVMGVPAKPIRKMSQDEVEDILKNARDYLELWHRDYRGRG